The following proteins are encoded in a genomic region of Gossypium hirsutum isolate 1008001.06 chromosome D05, Gossypium_hirsutum_v2.1, whole genome shotgun sequence:
- the LOC107904716 gene encoding uncharacterized protein yields MPLYDCMLLLKPHVKKEGLIDLVARVGRHVYSRNGVLTELKSFGTVQLGYGIRKLSGRYYQGQLMQMTMMATPNINKELQYLNKEDRLLRWLLVKHRDSKYGLEFLNEDDGELELSKLSRGNIYEEDIDDDDDDDDEYDENPGNGGKL; encoded by the exons ATGCCTCTATATGATTGTATGCTTTTATTGAAGCCCCATGTGAAGAAGGAGGGGCTCATCGATTTGGTAGCACGTGTAGGTAGACATGTTTATAGCAGAAATGGGGTTCTCACTGAGCTCAAATCATTTGGCACTGTTCAATTAGGTTATGGCATCAGGAAGCTCTCCGGAAGATACTACCAG GGTCAACTCATGCAGATGACAATGATGGCCACACCCAATATCAACAAGGAGCTGCAGTACTTGAACAAGGAAGACAGACTGTTGCGTTGGCTTTTAGTTAAGCATCGTGACTCGAAATATGGGCTGGAATTCCTTAATGAAGATGATGGGGAATTGGAGCTTAGCAAACTCTCTCGAGGCAATATATATGAAGAGGACATTGATGACgacgacgacgatgatgatgAATACGATGAGAACCCGGGCAATGGCGGAAAACTCTGA
- the LOC107904717 gene encoding CSC1-like protein At3g54510 isoform X1, which yields MNSESLLASVGINIGLAMVILFLFSILKKQPSNAAIYYPRPLSKRHPITFPPFSLRRFIPSFSWIPRAFRVTEDEILQTNGLDALIVIRLFKFGINFFTVCSSVGLLILLPINFGGQPASSDSYRSMDSCTISNIKTGSNMLWVHFMCLWFISLYGLHLLYREYSEILVKRIQQVRNLRHRPDQFTTLVREIPVCGEHQARGCCVDHFFSKYHPYSYHSYKMLYDGKNIEDLSKQARYVHEKVQGLRKKCEGKKHGKESDECRDDLLKITGLEEKLEELCRKIRQLQSEDMLKGKELPVAFVTFKSRWGAAMAAQTQQHTNPLLWITEMAPEPSDVSWRNLSIQYKILPVYKIGVILAATLLTIFFAVPVTAVQGIAKFEKLKKWFPPAMAIEFIPGLSSVVTGYLPSAVLKGFIYIVPFAMLGMAKLGGSISKSKEEIKACNMVFYFLLGNVFFLSLISGSLLDEIGEYVSHPKNFPSHLAALVSSQADFFMTYILTEGLSGFSLEVLQPGLLIWDFIKSRTYCRGKEKDLYLYSLQYFRIIPIVSLSILIGIVYAVIAPLLLPFLIVYFFLGYAVYINQIQDVYETVYDTCGTFWPFIHHYIIVAIILMQITMIGLFGLKSKPAASVSTIPLLLLTIMFNEYCKIRFLPAFRSHSIQNAVENDEFDEKSSEVEHSFDKAIEEYLQPCLVPVSFTQSDSSLYQPLITSW from the exons ATGAATTCAGAGAGTTTATTGGCTTCGGTAGGCATTAACATAGGACTGGCAATGGTGATTCTATTTCTCTTCTCAATCTTGAAGAAACAGCCTTCAAATGCTGCCATATATTACCCTCGTCCTCTTTCCAAACGACATCCCATCACCTTCCCTCCTTTCTCTCTCCGTCGTTTCATTCCTTCCTTTTCGTGGATCCCTCGTGCCTTTCGCGTCACTGAAGATGAAATCCTCCAAACCAATGGCCTTGATGCACTCATTGTTATAAGACTCTTCAAGTTCGG GATTAATTTCTTTACTGTTTGCTCTTCTGTTGGATTGCTAATACTCCTACCAATTAATTTTGGTGGACAGCCAGCTTCTTCTGATAGCTATCGTTCCATGGATTCTTGCACAATATCCAACATCAAAACAGGTTCTAACAT GCTTTGGGTGCATTTTATGTGCTTGTGGTTTATATCTCTCTATGGATTACACCTTTTATATAGG GAATATTCTGAGATTTTGGTTAAAAGGATTCAACAAGTTCGAAACCTCAGGCATCGTCCGGATCAATTTACGACTCTAGTTCGAGAAATTCCGGTCTGCGGTGAACACCAGGCTCGTGGCTGTTGTGTTGATCACTTCTTTTCTAAATATCATCCTTACAGTTATCATTCATACAAAATGTTATATGATGGGAAAAACATTGAAGATCTGTCG AAGCAGGCGAGATATGTGCATGAAAAGGTTCAGGGATTAAGAAAGAAATGTGAAGGCAAGAAACATGGTAAAGAATCGGATGAATGTCGAGATGATTTATTGAAAATTACAGGGCTTGAGGAAAAGCTTGAGGAACTTTGTCGTAAGATTCGCCAATTACAGAGTGAAGATATGCTCAAAGGAAAG GAATTACCTGTGGCATTTGTGACATTCAAATCTCGGTGGGGAGCAGCAATGGCGGCTCAAACTCAGCAGCACACGAATCCACTTCTATGGATCACTGAAATGGCTCCCGAACCGAGTGATGTCTCATGGAGGAATCTATCAATTCAATACAAAATCTTGCCTGTTTATAAAATAGGAGTCATTCTTGCAGCAACACTTCTCACTATTTTCTTTGCAGTGCCCGTCACTGCTGTTCAAGGGATTGCTAAGTTTGAGAAACTTAAGAAATGGTTTCCTCCAGCAATGGCTATAGAATTCAT ACCAGGATTATCCTCAGTGGTGACAGGGTACCTTCCAAGTGCAGTCCTCAAAGGGTTCATATACATTGTTCCATTTGCAATGCTTGGGATGGCTAAACTGGGTGGGTCCATCTCAAAAAGCAAAGAGGAGATCAAAGCTTGCAACATGGTTTTCTATTTTCTGTTGGGGAATGTTTTCTTTTTGAGTTTGATTTCAGGCTCTTTACTTGATGAGATTGGAGAATATGTTAGTCATCCTAAGAATTTTCCTAGTCATCTTGCTGCTCTCGTCTCTTCTCAG GCAGATTTCTTCATGACATACATCCTCACAGAGGGGCTCTCAGGGTTTTCTTTGGAAGTTCTTCAGCCAGGATTACTAATCTGGGATTTTATAAAATCCCGGACTTACtgccgaggaaaagagaaagatctTTATCTTTATTCACTGCAATATTTCCGGATCATCCCCATCGTCTCCCTTTCAATACTGATTGGCATAGTGTATGCAGTCATTGCCCCATTGTTGCTTCCTTTTCTTATTGTCTACTTCTTCCTCGGCTATGCCGTCTATATCAATCAG ATTCAGGATGTATACGAAACTGTTTATGACACATGTGGTACATTTTGGCCATTCATTCATCATTACATAATTGTTGCAATCATTCTGATGCAAATCACAATGATTGGTCTCTTCGGATTGAAGTCGAAACCAGCAGCTTCCGTATCCACCATTCCCCTCCTTTTGCTCACCATAATGTTCAATGAGTACTGCAAGATTCGCTTTCTTCCTGCATTTCGAAGCCACTCTATTCAG AATGCTGTTGAAAACGATGAATTTGATGAGAAAAGTAGTGAGGTGGAACATAGCTTTGACAAGGCAATTGAAGAATATCTTCAGCCATGTTTGGTTCCTGTGAGTTTTACACAATCAGACTCTAGCTTGTACCAGCCTTTGATTACATCATGGTAG
- the LOC107904717 gene encoding CSC1-like protein At3g54510 isoform X2 encodes MNSESLLASVGINIGLAMVILFLFSILKKQPSNAAIYYPRPLSKRHPITFPPFSLRRFIPSFSWIPRAFRVTEDEILQTNGLDALIVIRLFKFGSVDSYNNLSSCWFSIIYDQLLLIAIVPWILAQYPTSKQVLTCKMLWVHFMCLWFISLYGLHLLYREYSEILVKRIQQVRNLRHRPDQFTTLVREIPVCGEHQARGCCVDHFFSKYHPYSYHSYKMLYDGKNIEDLSKQARYVHEKVQGLRKKCEGKKHGKESDECRDDLLKITGLEEKLEELCRKIRQLQSEDMLKGKELPVAFVTFKSRWGAAMAAQTQQHTNPLLWITEMAPEPSDVSWRNLSIQYKILPVYKIGVILAATLLTIFFAVPVTAVQGIAKFEKLKKWFPPAMAIEFIPGLSSVVTGYLPSAVLKGFIYIVPFAMLGMAKLGGSISKSKEEIKACNMVFYFLLGNVFFLSLISGSLLDEIGEYVSHPKNFPSHLAALVSSQADFFMTYILTEGLSGFSLEVLQPGLLIWDFIKSRTYCRGKEKDLYLYSLQYFRIIPIVSLSILIGIVYAVIAPLLLPFLIVYFFLGYAVYINQIQDVYETVYDTCGTFWPFIHHYIIVAIILMQITMIGLFGLKSKPAASVSTIPLLLLTIMFNEYCKIRFLPAFRSHSIQNAVENDEFDEKSSEVEHSFDKAIEEYLQPCLVPVSFTQSDSSLYQPLITSW; translated from the exons ATGAATTCAGAGAGTTTATTGGCTTCGGTAGGCATTAACATAGGACTGGCAATGGTGATTCTATTTCTCTTCTCAATCTTGAAGAAACAGCCTTCAAATGCTGCCATATATTACCCTCGTCCTCTTTCCAAACGACATCCCATCACCTTCCCTCCTTTCTCTCTCCGTCGTTTCATTCCTTCCTTTTCGTGGATCCCTCGTGCCTTTCGCGTCACTGAAGATGAAATCCTCCAAACCAATGGCCTTGATGCACTCATTGTTATAAGACTCTTCAAGTTCGGGTCTGTTGATTCTTATAATAATCTCTCTTCCTGCTGGTTTTCAATTATATACGA CCAGCTTCTTCTGATAGCTATCGTTCCATGGATTCTTGCACAATATCCAACATCAAAACAGGTTCTAACATGTAAGAT GCTTTGGGTGCATTTTATGTGCTTGTGGTTTATATCTCTCTATGGATTACACCTTTTATATAGG GAATATTCTGAGATTTTGGTTAAAAGGATTCAACAAGTTCGAAACCTCAGGCATCGTCCGGATCAATTTACGACTCTAGTTCGAGAAATTCCGGTCTGCGGTGAACACCAGGCTCGTGGCTGTTGTGTTGATCACTTCTTTTCTAAATATCATCCTTACAGTTATCATTCATACAAAATGTTATATGATGGGAAAAACATTGAAGATCTGTCG AAGCAGGCGAGATATGTGCATGAAAAGGTTCAGGGATTAAGAAAGAAATGTGAAGGCAAGAAACATGGTAAAGAATCGGATGAATGTCGAGATGATTTATTGAAAATTACAGGGCTTGAGGAAAAGCTTGAGGAACTTTGTCGTAAGATTCGCCAATTACAGAGTGAAGATATGCTCAAAGGAAAG GAATTACCTGTGGCATTTGTGACATTCAAATCTCGGTGGGGAGCAGCAATGGCGGCTCAAACTCAGCAGCACACGAATCCACTTCTATGGATCACTGAAATGGCTCCCGAACCGAGTGATGTCTCATGGAGGAATCTATCAATTCAATACAAAATCTTGCCTGTTTATAAAATAGGAGTCATTCTTGCAGCAACACTTCTCACTATTTTCTTTGCAGTGCCCGTCACTGCTGTTCAAGGGATTGCTAAGTTTGAGAAACTTAAGAAATGGTTTCCTCCAGCAATGGCTATAGAATTCAT ACCAGGATTATCCTCAGTGGTGACAGGGTACCTTCCAAGTGCAGTCCTCAAAGGGTTCATATACATTGTTCCATTTGCAATGCTTGGGATGGCTAAACTGGGTGGGTCCATCTCAAAAAGCAAAGAGGAGATCAAAGCTTGCAACATGGTTTTCTATTTTCTGTTGGGGAATGTTTTCTTTTTGAGTTTGATTTCAGGCTCTTTACTTGATGAGATTGGAGAATATGTTAGTCATCCTAAGAATTTTCCTAGTCATCTTGCTGCTCTCGTCTCTTCTCAG GCAGATTTCTTCATGACATACATCCTCACAGAGGGGCTCTCAGGGTTTTCTTTGGAAGTTCTTCAGCCAGGATTACTAATCTGGGATTTTATAAAATCCCGGACTTACtgccgaggaaaagagaaagatctTTATCTTTATTCACTGCAATATTTCCGGATCATCCCCATCGTCTCCCTTTCAATACTGATTGGCATAGTGTATGCAGTCATTGCCCCATTGTTGCTTCCTTTTCTTATTGTCTACTTCTTCCTCGGCTATGCCGTCTATATCAATCAG ATTCAGGATGTATACGAAACTGTTTATGACACATGTGGTACATTTTGGCCATTCATTCATCATTACATAATTGTTGCAATCATTCTGATGCAAATCACAATGATTGGTCTCTTCGGATTGAAGTCGAAACCAGCAGCTTCCGTATCCACCATTCCCCTCCTTTTGCTCACCATAATGTTCAATGAGTACTGCAAGATTCGCTTTCTTCCTGCATTTCGAAGCCACTCTATTCAG AATGCTGTTGAAAACGATGAATTTGATGAGAAAAGTAGTGAGGTGGAACATAGCTTTGACAAGGCAATTGAAGAATATCTTCAGCCATGTTTGGTTCCTGTGAGTTTTACACAATCAGACTCTAGCTTGTACCAGCCTTTGATTACATCATGGTAG
- the LOC107904717 gene encoding CSC1-like protein At3g54510 isoform X3, whose protein sequence is MDSCTISNIKTGSNMLWVHFMCLWFISLYGLHLLYREYSEILVKRIQQVRNLRHRPDQFTTLVREIPVCGEHQARGCCVDHFFSKYHPYSYHSYKMLYDGKNIEDLSKQARYVHEKVQGLRKKCEGKKHGKESDECRDDLLKITGLEEKLEELCRKIRQLQSEDMLKGKELPVAFVTFKSRWGAAMAAQTQQHTNPLLWITEMAPEPSDVSWRNLSIQYKILPVYKIGVILAATLLTIFFAVPVTAVQGIAKFEKLKKWFPPAMAIEFIPGLSSVVTGYLPSAVLKGFIYIVPFAMLGMAKLGGSISKSKEEIKACNMVFYFLLGNVFFLSLISGSLLDEIGEYVSHPKNFPSHLAALVSSQADFFMTYILTEGLSGFSLEVLQPGLLIWDFIKSRTYCRGKEKDLYLYSLQYFRIIPIVSLSILIGIVYAVIAPLLLPFLIVYFFLGYAVYINQIQDVYETVYDTCGTFWPFIHHYIIVAIILMQITMIGLFGLKSKPAASVSTIPLLLLTIMFNEYCKIRFLPAFRSHSIQNAVENDEFDEKSSEVEHSFDKAIEEYLQPCLVPVSFTQSDSSLYQPLITSW, encoded by the exons ATGGATTCTTGCACAATATCCAACATCAAAACAGGTTCTAACAT GCTTTGGGTGCATTTTATGTGCTTGTGGTTTATATCTCTCTATGGATTACACCTTTTATATAGG GAATATTCTGAGATTTTGGTTAAAAGGATTCAACAAGTTCGAAACCTCAGGCATCGTCCGGATCAATTTACGACTCTAGTTCGAGAAATTCCGGTCTGCGGTGAACACCAGGCTCGTGGCTGTTGTGTTGATCACTTCTTTTCTAAATATCATCCTTACAGTTATCATTCATACAAAATGTTATATGATGGGAAAAACATTGAAGATCTGTCG AAGCAGGCGAGATATGTGCATGAAAAGGTTCAGGGATTAAGAAAGAAATGTGAAGGCAAGAAACATGGTAAAGAATCGGATGAATGTCGAGATGATTTATTGAAAATTACAGGGCTTGAGGAAAAGCTTGAGGAACTTTGTCGTAAGATTCGCCAATTACAGAGTGAAGATATGCTCAAAGGAAAG GAATTACCTGTGGCATTTGTGACATTCAAATCTCGGTGGGGAGCAGCAATGGCGGCTCAAACTCAGCAGCACACGAATCCACTTCTATGGATCACTGAAATGGCTCCCGAACCGAGTGATGTCTCATGGAGGAATCTATCAATTCAATACAAAATCTTGCCTGTTTATAAAATAGGAGTCATTCTTGCAGCAACACTTCTCACTATTTTCTTTGCAGTGCCCGTCACTGCTGTTCAAGGGATTGCTAAGTTTGAGAAACTTAAGAAATGGTTTCCTCCAGCAATGGCTATAGAATTCAT ACCAGGATTATCCTCAGTGGTGACAGGGTACCTTCCAAGTGCAGTCCTCAAAGGGTTCATATACATTGTTCCATTTGCAATGCTTGGGATGGCTAAACTGGGTGGGTCCATCTCAAAAAGCAAAGAGGAGATCAAAGCTTGCAACATGGTTTTCTATTTTCTGTTGGGGAATGTTTTCTTTTTGAGTTTGATTTCAGGCTCTTTACTTGATGAGATTGGAGAATATGTTAGTCATCCTAAGAATTTTCCTAGTCATCTTGCTGCTCTCGTCTCTTCTCAG GCAGATTTCTTCATGACATACATCCTCACAGAGGGGCTCTCAGGGTTTTCTTTGGAAGTTCTTCAGCCAGGATTACTAATCTGGGATTTTATAAAATCCCGGACTTACtgccgaggaaaagagaaagatctTTATCTTTATTCACTGCAATATTTCCGGATCATCCCCATCGTCTCCCTTTCAATACTGATTGGCATAGTGTATGCAGTCATTGCCCCATTGTTGCTTCCTTTTCTTATTGTCTACTTCTTCCTCGGCTATGCCGTCTATATCAATCAG ATTCAGGATGTATACGAAACTGTTTATGACACATGTGGTACATTTTGGCCATTCATTCATCATTACATAATTGTTGCAATCATTCTGATGCAAATCACAATGATTGGTCTCTTCGGATTGAAGTCGAAACCAGCAGCTTCCGTATCCACCATTCCCCTCCTTTTGCTCACCATAATGTTCAATGAGTACTGCAAGATTCGCTTTCTTCCTGCATTTCGAAGCCACTCTATTCAG AATGCTGTTGAAAACGATGAATTTGATGAGAAAAGTAGTGAGGTGGAACATAGCTTTGACAAGGCAATTGAAGAATATCTTCAGCCATGTTTGGTTCCTGTGAGTTTTACACAATCAGACTCTAGCTTGTACCAGCCTTTGATTACATCATGGTAG
- the LOC107904718 gene encoding annexin D3 gives MKSFKKLFTSKPKTHNPESSFKIGGMASLKVLDVIPSPEDDSHKLKKAFQGFGTDEDVIIEILGHRDANQRKKIRETYHQLYNETLIDALKSELSGDFGKAVILWTYDPSERDARLANEALKSKKKGIKHLEIIVEMSCASSPQHVVAVRQAYCTLFDHSIEEDIVASLPPPLRKILVGLVTSYRYDKEVVDTDVANLEADRLHEAIKTKDLAHDDVVFILSTRNFYQLRTTFACYKKKHGNPIDKDIEKSGKGDLESLVRMVILCIDSPEKHFAEVVGTSIIGLGTDEDSLTRAIISRAEIDMMKVKSEYLNIYKSSLDDAVTGDTSGDYRNFLVTLLGGKI, from the exons ATGAAGAGTTTTAAGAAACTTTTCACGAGTAAACCAAAAACACATAACCCTGAATCTAGTTTTAAGATTGGAGGAATGGCTTCActtaaagtacttgatgtcaTTCCTTCTCCTGAAGATGACTCTCACAAACTCAAGAAAGCTTTTCAAG GGTTCGGAACAGATGAGGATGTGATAATTGAGATATTGGGACACAGGGATgcaaatcaaaggaagaagattAGAGAAACTTATCACCAGCTTTACAATGAAACTCTCATTGATGCTCTTAAGTCTGAACTTTCTGGTGATTTTGGA AAAGCAGTCATTCTTTGGACATATGATCCATCCGAGAGAGATGCTAGACTGGCAAATGAAGCATTGAAGTCAAAGAAGAAGGGTATCAAGCATCTCGAGATCATTGTTGAGATGTCATGTGCGTCGTCTCCTCAGCATGTTGTGGCAGTAAGGCAGGCTTATTGCACTCTCTTCGATCATTCAATTGAAGAAGACATCGTAGCTTCACTACCTCCGCCTCTCAGAAAG ATTTTGGTGGGCCTAGTGACATCCTACAGATATGACAAGGAAGTGGTGGACACTGATGTGGCAAACTTAGAGGCAGATAGGTTACATGAGGCTATCAAAACCAAGGATTTGGCCCATGATGATGTAGTTTTTATACTTTCCACAAGAAACTTCTATCAACTCAGGACTACATTTGCATGCTACAAGAAAAAACATGGAAATCCTATTGATAAG GACATCGAGAAATCTGGGAAGGGTGATTTGGAATCACTTGTGAGAATGGTTATTTTGTGCATTGATTCCCCAGAGAAGCACTTTGCAGAG GTTGTAGGAACTTCAATCATTGGACTGGGAACCGATGAAGATTCACTGACAAGAGCAATAATAAGCAGAGCAGAAATCGACATGATGAAAGTAAAATCAGAATATTTGAACATTTATAAGTCCAGTCTCGATGATGCAGTTACTGGGGATACTTCTGGAGATTACAGGAATTTCTTGGTCACCTTACTTGGTGGAAAAATCTGA
- the LOC107902545 gene encoding annexin D4 — MALPVDIEALDKAFSGIGVDEKSLISILTNSNEEHKISLRKGSSKLFIEDENGFERWDQSSIKILKHQFNRFRDAVVLSLLHPWERDARLIEKAIRKGPKHYNVIVEVACTRSSDQLLGARKAYHSLFHHSIEEHLTHIKGRERKLLVALVSAYRYEGTGVNEDVAKSEAQILYEAINNGDKNKLLDHEDAIMILATRSKQHLQALYRHYSQSYGKTLAQDLEGEGILKDTVECLCTPQTYFTRVLEAAVKEDADEESKRALTRVIVTQKEQLVQEGFVPNKIQDILLGLYKDFLLASIASGDIK; from the exons ATGGCTCTTCCTGTCGATATCGAAGCTCTTGATAAAGCCTTCTCAG gaATTGGAGTGGATGAGAAGTCACTAATCTCTATACTGACCAATTCAAACGAGGAACACAAAATATCCCTAAGGAAGGGAAGTTCCAAGTTGTTCATTGAGGATGAAAATGGATTTGAACGATGGGACcaatcttccattaaaattctcAAACACCAATTCAACCGATTTAGG GATGCTGTGGTGCTTTCACTCCTACACCCATGGGAAAGAGATGCTCGTTTGATTGAAAAAGCAATAAGAAAGGGCCCAAAACACTATAACGTGATAGTGGAGGTGGCATGTACAAGATCATCAGATCAATTATTGGGTGCTAGGAAGGCTTACCATTCCCTCTTTCATCACTCCATTGAGGAACATCTTACCCACATTAAAGGTCGTGAGCGTAAG CTGTTGGTGGCACTTGTTAGTGCTTACAGATATGAAGGGACAGGTGTAAATGAAGATGTTGCAAAATCAGAAGCTCAAATCCTCTACGAAGCAATCAACAATGGCGATAAAAACAAACTTCTCGACCACGAAGATGCCATCATGATCCTGGCTACCAGGAGCAAGCAACATCTTCAAGCACTGTATCGACACTACAGCCAAAGCTATGGCAAGACCCTTGCTCAG gACCTCGAAGGTGAGGGAATTTTAAAAGATACCGTAGAATGCCTATGTACCCCTCAAACATATTTCACCAGG GTATTGGAAGCAGCTGTGAAGGAGGACGCAGATGAGGAATCAAAAAGAGCACTGACTCGAGTGATTGTTACTCAAAAGGAGCAGCTGGTGCAGGAAGGCTTTGTTCCTAATAAAATTCAAGACATTCTTTTAGGGCTTTACAAGGATTTCTTGCTTGCCTCCATTGCAAGTGGAGATATCAAATAA
- the LOC107903078 gene encoding annexin D4: MANPCEVEVLNNALSGIGVDEKSLVSILTKSQNEHKKSMRKGCSKFFLEDERQFERWNDSAIKSLKAEFKLFKDVVVLSLMHPWERDARLLKKALKKGPPHYNVIVEIACTRSSDQLLGARKAYHSLFDRSIEEDLASHVKGSERKLLVALVSAYRYEGPKVKEDAAKSEAKALLNAIKNNNGDHKKKAMEEDEVIWILTTRSKPHLKVVYEQYKKISAKTITEDLEVELLLKETVECLCTPQTYFTRVFDTALREDAKEDAKKALTRLVATQEDVDLKGIAAKFEDKIKERVKGAYKDVLLGVLADDRK, from the exons ATGGCTAATCCTTGTGAAGTGGAAGTTCTCAACAATGCCTTGTCAG ggaTTGGAGTTGATGAAAAATCACTAGTTTCAATACTGACAAAATCACAAAATGAGCACAAGAAATCCATGAGGAAAGGATGTTCCAAATTCTTCCTTGAGGATGAACGTCAATTTGAGCGATGGAACGACAGTGCCATCAAGAGCCTTAAAGCTGAATTCAAGCTATTTAAG GATGTTGTGGTGCTTTCGCTGATGCATCCATGGGAGAGAGATGCTCGATTGTTGAAAAAGGCGTTGAAGAAGGGACCTCCACACTATAACGTGATTGTTGAAATAGCATGCACCCGATCATCCGATCAGCTTTTGGGTGCCCGAAAAGCCTACCATTCCCTCTTCGACCGTTCCATCGAGGAAGATCTTGCTTCCCACGTTAAGGGCTCCGAGCGCAAG TTGTTGGTGGCACTGGTGAGTGCTTACAGATATGAAGGACCAAAGGTGAAGGAAGACGCTGCAAAATCGGAGGCCAAAGCACTTTTAAATGCAATCAAGAATAATAATGGTGATCATAAGAAGAAGGCTATGGAGGAGGATGAAGTTATCTGGATTCTAACTACAAGGAGTAAGCCTCATCTTAAAGTAGTCTATGAACAATACAAGAAAATTTCTGCCAAAACCATCACTGAG GACCTTGAAGTTGAGTTGCTCTTGAAAGAGACAGTGGAATGCCTGTGCACCCCTCAAACATATTTCACCAGG GTTTTCGATACAGCTTTAAGAGAGGATGCGAAGGAAGATGCAAAAAAAGCACTGACTCGCTTGGTTGCAACACAAGAAGACGTAGATTTGAAGGGAATCGCTGCTAAGTTTGAGGACAAAATAAAAGAGAGAGTTAAAGGAGCCTATAAGGATGTGTTGCTTGGTGTGTTAGCAGATGATAGGAAATGA